Proteins encoded within one genomic window of Spiroplasma sabaudiense Ar-1343:
- a CDS encoding adenine phosphoribosyltransferase, translated as MNLKNYITDVNDFPKPGVIFKDITPLLNDANAFKFAIQAMAQKILESEIDVIVAPEARGFLFAAPIAFATNKRLVLIRKPGKLPRKTVQTNYSLEYGAGELQIHEGDLKPKDRVAIIDDVLATGGTTEGIIKLIESQGAEVKKILFLADLKFLHSADIFKNYNLESLLEY; from the coding sequence TTGAATTTAAAAAATTATATTACAGACGTTAATGATTTTCCCAAACCAGGAGTTATCTTTAAAGACATAACTCCGTTATTAAATGATGCTAATGCTTTTAAATTTGCAATCCAGGCAATGGCTCAAAAAATCTTGGAATCAGAGATTGATGTTATCGTTGCACCAGAAGCTAGAGGCTTTCTCTTTGCAGCTCCAATTGCTTTTGCAACTAATAAAAGGCTAGTATTAATTCGTAAACCAGGAAAGTTACCTCGTAAAACCGTTCAAACAAATTATTCTTTAGAATATGGTGCTGGGGAATTACAAATTCACGAAGGGGATTTAAAACCCAAAGATCGCGTTGCTATAATTGATGATGTTTTAGCAACCGGGGGAACCACAGAAGGAATTATTAAATTAATTGAGAGCCAGGGAGCTGAAGTTAAAAAAATTTTGTTCTTAGCTGACTTAAAATTTTTACACAGTGCTGATATTTTCAAAAATTATAATTTAGAAAGTCTGTTAGAATATTAG
- a CDS encoding RelA/SpoT family protein, protein MSRERAVSSFNFVEVWDYDTVDLEMRKYIFKPELLAEVREAYEFAEKAHRGQKRRNGDPYIIHPISTAYFLAQWRMGPKTVIAGLLHDIIEDTPITYEEIEKRFGTEVADLVEAVTKVTYFSKEKRQQIKAKYLKKLYLSMVKDIRVIIIKIADRLHNMATLTNLPLEKQQVIASETLEIYSSIAHRIGMKVAKTLLEDLSFKIINPEEYNRISLLLERDLKERSQTIDAIIDYLSVVLHDEKGLQNIEIFGRTKTIYSIYRKMTLFGKNFNDINDLLAVRIITDSVDECYQILGIVHQIFTPLSGRFKDYIATPKNNLYRSLHTTVSDKNGVIFEIQIRTFEMDLVAESGAAAHWRYKEDEIIDVQQKQKELDEKIDIFTRIIDLEKLSSSGVEFENQTDEYDKDKFLEKTIQSDFFTSSVYVLTPNGQVITLPFGSTVLDFAYRIHSEVGEHTTGAKINGVFSPINTILNSGEVIEIKTSSKQQPNDNWLKHAKTNAARSKIRKFLAAKNENETKSKKLNTLKLITETRIEINKYIEKNNLKWKVNSEEQITEKLKVLDYNSVDVFLLAVANKDFTIKEAVELVFVDNDINQNDQFLNQFRSKKYIDKRLKNDIIVAGIENIQTTISNCCLPIPFEDIIGYVSKNDGIKVHHTGCQNIQNEKMRSRLIKVIWNKDVVETKEYFVQIQIKGDDRPNLLFDITKTFSHLKSSVYDASVQVSDAELQVKGKFLVKVKDNNHLNQIVTNLRAMPNINFVERLSSAAE, encoded by the coding sequence ATGAGTCGTGAACGTGCAGTTAGTAGTTTTAATTTTGTTGAAGTTTGAGACTATGATACAGTTGATTTGGAAATGCGAAAATATATTTTCAAACCGGAATTATTAGCTGAAGTTCGTGAAGCTTATGAATTTGCTGAAAAAGCCCATCGGGGCCAAAAACGCCGCAATGGGGACCCATATATTATTCACCCAATTTCAACCGCTTATTTTTTAGCACAGTGACGAATGGGACCTAAGACAGTAATTGCAGGTTTGTTACACGATATCATCGAAGATACCCCAATAACATATGAAGAAATTGAAAAACGCTTTGGCACTGAGGTTGCTGACCTGGTTGAAGCTGTAACTAAGGTAACTTATTTTTCAAAAGAAAAGCGCCAACAAATTAAAGCTAAATATTTAAAAAAATTATACCTATCAATGGTAAAAGATATCAGAGTGATTATTATCAAAATTGCTGACCGTCTTCACAATATGGCGACTTTAACAAATCTGCCATTAGAAAAACAACAAGTCATTGCAAGTGAGACTTTAGAAATTTATTCATCAATTGCTCATCGTATTGGAATGAAAGTTGCCAAAACTTTACTAGAAGATTTAAGTTTTAAAATAATTAATCCCGAGGAATATAATCGGATTTCTTTACTTTTGGAACGCGATTTAAAAGAACGTTCTCAAACAATTGATGCAATTATTGACTATTTATCAGTTGTTTTGCATGATGAAAAGGGATTGCAAAATATTGAAATCTTTGGTCGAACTAAGACAATTTATTCTATCTATCGTAAAATGACGCTTTTTGGAAAAAACTTCAATGATATTAATGACCTATTAGCGGTTCGAATAATTACAGACAGTGTGGATGAGTGTTACCAAATTTTGGGAATTGTTCACCAAATTTTCACACCACTTTCAGGACGTTTTAAAGACTACATTGCCACACCAAAGAATAATCTTTACCGTAGTTTACATACAACAGTTTCAGATAAAAACGGAGTTATCTTTGAAATTCAGATTCGAACTTTTGAAATGGATCTGGTTGCCGAATCAGGAGCTGCGGCCCACTGACGTTACAAAGAAGATGAAATTATTGATGTTCAACAAAAGCAAAAAGAACTTGACGAAAAAATTGATATTTTTACTAGAATTATAGACTTAGAGAAGTTATCAAGTAGTGGTGTAGAATTTGAAAACCAAACCGATGAATATGATAAAGATAAATTTTTGGAAAAAACTATTCAATCGGACTTCTTTACCTCATCGGTTTATGTATTGACCCCAAACGGACAGGTGATTACATTACCATTTGGATCAACGGTTCTTGATTTTGCCTATCGAATCCACTCTGAAGTTGGAGAACATACAACAGGGGCAAAAATTAACGGGGTCTTCTCACCAATTAACACAATCCTAAATTCAGGTGAAGTTATTGAAATTAAGACCAGCAGCAAACAACAACCAAATGACAATTGGTTAAAACATGCTAAAACTAATGCTGCTCGTAGTAAAATTCGTAAATTTTTAGCTGCTAAAAACGAAAATGAAACAAAGTCTAAAAAACTCAATACTTTAAAATTAATAACTGAAACAAGAATCGAAATTAATAAATATATTGAGAAAAACAATCTAAAGTGAAAAGTAAATAGTGAAGAGCAAATTACAGAAAAGTTAAAAGTATTAGACTATAATAGCGTTGATGTTTTCTTGCTGGCGGTTGCAAACAAAGACTTTACAATTAAAGAGGCGGTTGAACTAGTTTTTGTTGACAATGATATCAACCAAAACGATCAGTTTTTAAATCAATTTAGAAGTAAAAAATATATTGACAAAAGACTTAAAAATGACATCATTGTTGCTGGAATCGAAAATATCCAAACAACAATTTCTAACTGCTGTTTGCCAATTCCTTTTGAAGATATTATTGGATATGTCTCTAAAAATGATGGTATTAAAGTTCACCATACGGGATGTCAAAATATTCAAAATGAAAAAATGCGCAGCCGCTTAATAAAAGTTATTTGAAATAAAGATGTTGTTGAAACTAAAGAATATTTTGTACAAATCCAAATCAAAGGTGATGATCGCCCCAACTTATTATTTGATATTACAAAGACATTTTCGCATTTAAAGTCTTCAGTATACGATGCTAGTGTCCAGGTTTCTGATGCTGAGCTCCAAGTGAAGGGTAAATTTTTAGTTAAAGTTAAAGATAATAATCACTTAAATCAAATTGTCACTAATCTACGTGCAATGCCAAATATTAATTTTGTAGAGCGATTAAGTTCTGCAGCAGAGTAG